The Sphingomonas sanxanigenens DSM 19645 = NX02 genome includes a region encoding these proteins:
- a CDS encoding amidohydrolase, translating to MIKKIAIAFLTMSSFCAVQAQSMQDEAGADLIVFNAKIFTGSRAQPEASALAVKNGRIYFVGPDADILALRNSRTRLIDAHNRRLIPGIVDAHTHVLNDLAYTYNIRWDGVPTLSRALTMLSEQASRTPEGQWVKVIGGWSPYQFKENRFPTLAELRKAVPDRPMIVQYAYNRAFLNKPAMDALGVGTDRFPKLPDIEFEKDSRGTPTGVVHGYTWVFLALETMVPQPTFDEEVSSLVYSIRGLNRFGVTSIIDNGGRWAYPKAQARVNVLARDNRLNVRMPFVDLQLGNGGSVNMVDLEIEAITKTAPISPGQNLHPTLAHGHEYRGAGEVLSGDVHDHENFDRPAVIIAPEKMKRFVEQDVMKLVQRRIPFRMHISYNENISPFLDALEKVNETIPLDGLRWSLEHAETISPENIDRVKKLGGGIAVDAKMALHADGFIKTYGREKALQTPRLRPLVDSGIPLAMSTDAFRAATFNPWVGISWMVSGKSVSGSEVLATENRLSRAEALKLFTGGAAWFMNAESEVGAIAPGNLADFVVLDRDYFTVPEEQIKSVSAVLTVMDGKVVFGAQEYSDQSPKLPEVLPAWSPVKYFGTYHGEK from the coding sequence ATGATAAAGAAGATAGCCATTGCATTCCTGACGATGTCGTCGTTCTGCGCTGTCCAGGCCCAATCGATGCAGGATGAGGCTGGCGCCGACCTTATCGTTTTCAACGCAAAGATCTTCACGGGCAGCCGTGCGCAGCCCGAGGCTTCCGCTTTGGCGGTCAAGAACGGCCGCATCTACTTCGTCGGTCCCGATGCGGACATACTGGCGCTGAGAAATTCCAGGACCAGGTTGATCGATGCGCACAACCGCAGGCTGATTCCCGGCATCGTCGATGCGCATACGCACGTCCTCAACGACCTGGCCTATACCTACAATATACGATGGGATGGCGTGCCGACGCTGAGTCGGGCGCTGACGATGCTGAGCGAGCAGGCCAGCCGCACACCGGAGGGACAATGGGTCAAGGTGATCGGAGGCTGGTCTCCCTACCAGTTCAAGGAGAACCGCTTTCCCACGCTGGCCGAACTGCGCAAGGCCGTGCCCGATCGCCCCATGATCGTGCAATATGCCTATAACCGCGCCTTCCTGAACAAGCCGGCGATGGACGCGCTTGGCGTGGGCACCGACCGGTTCCCCAAACTGCCGGACATCGAGTTCGAAAAGGATAGCCGCGGCACCCCGACCGGCGTGGTCCACGGCTACACCTGGGTGTTTCTCGCCCTCGAGACCATGGTGCCGCAACCCACCTTCGACGAAGAAGTGAGTTCGTTGGTCTACAGCATCCGGGGACTGAACCGGTTCGGCGTAACGTCGATCATCGATAATGGCGGCAGGTGGGCATATCCGAAGGCTCAGGCAAGGGTGAATGTGCTGGCGCGCGACAACCGCCTCAACGTCCGCATGCCTTTTGTGGATTTGCAGCTCGGCAACGGCGGATCGGTGAATATGGTGGATCTGGAGATCGAGGCGATCACGAAAACGGCGCCGATCAGCCCGGGACAAAATCTGCACCCCACATTGGCCCATGGCCATGAATATCGAGGGGCCGGGGAAGTTCTGAGCGGCGACGTGCATGATCATGAGAATTTCGATCGTCCGGCGGTCATCATCGCGCCTGAGAAGATGAAGCGCTTCGTCGAGCAGGATGTGATGAAGCTCGTGCAGCGACGCATCCCGTTCCGTATGCACATCAGCTACAACGAGAACATCTCCCCCTTTCTCGACGCTCTGGAGAAGGTGAACGAAACGATCCCGCTCGATGGCTTGCGATGGAGCCTCGAACATGCCGAGACGATCAGCCCCGAGAACATCGATCGCGTGAAGAAGCTGGGCGGCGGTATCGCCGTGGACGCCAAAATGGCGCTGCACGCCGACGGTTTCATCAAGACATATGGTCGCGAAAAGGCGTTGCAGACGCCGCGCCTGCGGCCGCTCGTGGACAGCGGGATTCCGTTGGCCATGAGTACCGACGCATTCCGAGCAGCCACGTTCAATCCTTGGGTCGGAATCAGCTGGATGGTGTCCGGCAAGTCCGTCTCCGGATCGGAGGTTCTCGCAACGGAGAACCGCCTTTCCCGCGCCGAGGCGCTGAAACTGTTCACCGGTGGCGCAGCATGGTTCATGAATGCAGAATCCGAGGTCGGCGCCATCGCCCCGGGGAATCTGGCCGACTTCGTGGTGCTCGACAGGGATTATTTCACGGTGCCGGAAGAGCAGATAAAATCGGTGTCCGCCGTACTGACCGTCATGGACGGCAAGGTCGTGTTCGGTGCGCAGGAATATAGCGATCAATCGCCAAAACTTCCCGAGGTCCTTCCGGCGTGGTCGCCCGTTAAATATTTCGGGACCTACCACGGGGAAAAATGA
- a CDS encoding GNAT family N-acetyltransferase encodes MSFVEDNRAERRFELPIDDSQEIATAYYRMHGDRFVLTHTIVPERLSGRGIGSQLACGVFDEIRASGRKVFLVCPFMTAFYARHPEYADVVVGSPGSGRNA; translated from the coding sequence ATGAGCTTCGTCGAAGACAACCGCGCCGAACGACGCTTCGAACTGCCAATCGACGACAGCCAGGAGATCGCAACGGCATATTATCGCATGCACGGCGACAGGTTCGTCCTGACGCATACGATCGTTCCCGAACGGCTTTCCGGACGCGGCATCGGCTCACAACTGGCCTGCGGCGTGTTCGACGAGATTCGCGCGAGCGGCCGCAAGGTGTTCCTCGTCTGCCCGTTCATGACCGCCTTCTACGCGCGCCATCCGGAATATGCCGACGTCGTCGTGGGTTCACCGGGTTCGGGTCGGAACGCATGA
- a CDS encoding alginate export family protein, whose amino-acid sequence MSKLATRPHEVRTVSRRPPSDDRDRCKIRLLTRLISGAAASASPFVAYAQVSTDLERAPTLTIERYSEDWSDLADPGNRTGHWTEPFKYIPFSDDDAVYLTIGLEARSRYESYENVNWGSSPNDDFAWHRLMPYADLHIGNVRFFAQPILSVISGADRPKRPVDTTGTDMLQAFVDVDLALPGDASLRLSAGRKLVSLGSGRFIDRRYGTGVPLPFDGFEAIVTGKSRRVTGFYLQPVDTRQGDFNDRRSRDKAVWGVYATQWLDAKHAHGIDLYYIGLRDRNAVFDQGAGSQLAHTFGTRIFGDDGDWYWNAEAALQRGTFAGHRSSAWGVGAETGYRFRNAQLRPEIALTADVVSGDDDPNDAKLGTLNALFPNGKYFGALSPIGPRNLIHLRPSTAIHPHKTLALSLTGVAYWRQSLGDGIYAISGLLARSGGESDARFIGKQIEIATSWQATPELNLTASLSAFDPGPFIRDTGPARTIKMAGAQGTFRF is encoded by the coding sequence ATGTCGAAACTTGCCACCCGCCCGCATGAGGTGAGGACCGTTTCGCGGCGGCCGCCGTCTGACGACCGCGATCGGTGCAAGATTCGTCTGCTGACAAGACTGATCTCAGGAGCCGCAGCCTCGGCCTCACCCTTCGTGGCCTACGCGCAGGTATCGACCGACCTGGAGCGAGCCCCGACACTGACTATCGAGCGCTATTCGGAAGACTGGTCCGACCTCGCCGATCCTGGGAACCGCACAGGACATTGGACGGAGCCGTTCAAGTATATCCCTTTTAGCGACGACGACGCGGTCTACCTCACAATAGGCCTCGAAGCGCGGTCGCGCTACGAAAGCTATGAGAATGTGAACTGGGGATCATCGCCAAACGATGACTTTGCCTGGCATCGTCTGATGCCCTACGCCGACCTTCACATCGGAAACGTCCGGTTTTTCGCGCAGCCGATCCTGTCGGTGATCTCAGGGGCGGACAGACCCAAGCGGCCGGTGGACACGACGGGAACCGACATGCTGCAGGCCTTCGTCGACGTCGATCTTGCGTTGCCGGGTGACGCTTCACTCCGGCTGTCTGCAGGGCGAAAACTGGTTTCACTTGGATCGGGGCGCTTCATCGACCGGCGCTATGGCACCGGCGTTCCGCTGCCGTTCGACGGATTCGAAGCCATCGTCACGGGCAAATCACGCCGGGTGACGGGGTTCTATCTTCAGCCGGTCGACACAAGGCAAGGGGATTTCAACGATCGACGCTCGCGCGATAAAGCGGTGTGGGGCGTCTACGCGACACAGTGGTTAGACGCGAAACACGCGCATGGTATCGACCTCTATTATATCGGGCTGCGGGATCGAAATGCCGTCTTCGACCAGGGCGCCGGCAGTCAGTTGGCGCACACCTTCGGCACGAGAATATTCGGGGATGATGGCGACTGGTATTGGAACGCGGAGGCCGCGCTCCAGCGTGGCACGTTTGCCGGTCACCGCTCGTCGGCCTGGGGGGTCGGGGCCGAGACCGGCTATCGGTTTCGGAACGCGCAGCTGCGACCGGAAATTGCCCTCACGGCCGACGTTGTATCGGGCGACGATGACCCGAACGATGCGAAGCTGGGGACGCTGAATGCGCTTTTCCCGAACGGGAAATATTTCGGAGCGCTGTCGCCGATCGGCCCGCGAAACCTCATCCACCTGCGTCCCTCGACGGCAATTCACCCGCATAAGACCCTCGCACTATCGCTGACCGGGGTCGCCTATTGGCGGCAGAGCCTTGGCGACGGGATCTACGCGATCTCCGGATTGCTCGCGCGCAGCGGCGGGGAGAGCGACGCGCGGTTCATCGGCAAGCAGATCGAAATCGCCACGAGCTGGCAGGCGACACCCGAATTGAACCTGACCGCGTCGCTCAGTGCTTTCGATCCCGGGCCGTTCATTCGCGACACCGGGCCCGCGCGCACCATCAAGATGGCCGGTGCACAAGGGACCTTCCGGTTCTGA
- a CDS encoding LysR family transcriptional regulator: MDIEELRTFVEVADARGVTAAARRLGVSKSIVSRRLARLEQHLGVQLLARTTHGAALTEAGATFRDYAARVCIEIDNAKEVILPWEDVRGRLRVAAPLSFGPTHFSPVFSQMAQRHPDLHIHADYSDRFVDLVAEGYDCAIRVGHLRDSTLIARRVGPIFGKLVASPAYIEAHGAPETPDEILSHQAVTQGTETWQFMDGDKIVMVHPQGRYKADNGISLVAAALDGVGIAYLPEGLVAEHIGSGALVPIMTRHPIPPAGIFVLRAPSQHPARKVKILTEMLIERFGHSGISAADQGK, encoded by the coding sequence ATGGATATCGAGGAACTGCGCACCTTCGTGGAGGTGGCTGACGCCCGCGGTGTTACGGCGGCAGCACGCCGGCTTGGCGTTTCCAAGTCGATCGTCAGCCGGCGGCTCGCTCGGCTCGAGCAGCATCTGGGTGTTCAATTGCTCGCGCGAACGACGCACGGTGCCGCCTTGACCGAGGCCGGTGCGACATTTCGCGATTACGCAGCACGGGTCTGCATCGAGATCGACAATGCGAAGGAGGTCATTCTTCCCTGGGAGGATGTTCGCGGCCGATTGCGCGTCGCCGCGCCGCTCTCTTTCGGCCCGACACACTTCTCCCCGGTTTTTTCGCAGATGGCGCAGCGGCACCCCGATCTCCATATTCACGCCGACTACAGCGATCGGTTCGTGGATCTTGTCGCCGAGGGCTACGACTGTGCCATTCGGGTTGGCCACCTTCGAGATTCGACACTGATCGCAAGACGTGTCGGACCGATCTTCGGCAAGCTGGTTGCTAGCCCTGCCTATATCGAAGCGCACGGTGCACCCGAAACGCCGGACGAGATCCTGAGCCATCAGGCCGTTACGCAGGGTACCGAAACGTGGCAATTCATGGACGGTGACAAGATCGTGATGGTGCATCCACAGGGACGCTATAAAGCGGACAACGGAATATCCCTCGTCGCCGCTGCGCTCGACGGGGTCGGAATTGCCTATCTCCCGGAAGGGCTCGTCGCGGAACATATCGGTTCGGGCGCGCTCGTACCGATCATGACGCGCCACCCGATTCCGCCAGCTGGAATCTTCGTGCTGAGGGCGCCCAGCCAGCATCCCGCCCGAAAAGTGAAAATTCTCACCGAGATGCTCATTGAGCGCTTCGGACATTCGGGCATCAGCGCGGCGGACCAAGGCAAATGA
- a CDS encoding esterase/lipase family protein: MRKAAATIASLSLGAGPGSALGEMASDHPAKTIVLVHGGFVDGSGWSGVHRILAERGYEVVVVQNPTTSLADDVAVTKRAIASASGEVVLVGHPYGGVVITEAGRESKVKSLVYIAAFAPDQGESVSSLIANPQPGVPVPPILPPVDGFLQLDRTKFVHSFAADVSPDVARFMADSQVPWEVFALEGKVTQPAWKTKPSLVD, from the coding sequence TTGCGTAAAGCAGCAGCAACAATAGCATCATTGAGCCTTGGCGCGGGCCCAGGTTCGGCACTCGGCGAGATGGCATCCGACCACCCGGCCAAAACGATCGTGCTCGTGCATGGTGGGTTTGTCGATGGCTCGGGCTGGAGCGGCGTCCACCGCATCCTTGCTGAGCGCGGCTACGAGGTAGTCGTCGTCCAGAATCCCACGACCTCGCTCGCCGATGATGTTGCGGTCACCAAACGGGCTATCGCCTCGGCCAGCGGAGAGGTTGTGCTGGTTGGCCACCCCTATGGCGGCGTCGTCATCACCGAGGCGGGCCGGGAGTCCAAGGTGAAGTCGCTCGTCTACATCGCTGCCTTCGCACCAGACCAAGGAGAGTCGGTGTCGTCGCTGATCGCCAATCCGCAGCCAGGAGTGCCAGTGCCCCCGATCCTGCCGCCGGTCGATGGATTCCTACAGCTCGACAGGACAAAGTTTGTCCACTCCTTCGCGGCCGACGTGAGCCCGGATGTCGCCCGATTTATGGCGGACTCGCAGGTACCGTGGGAAGTGTTCGCGCTCGAAGGAAAGGTCACTCAACCGGCGTGGAAGACAAAACCTAGTCTAGTGGATTGA
- a CDS encoding IS630 family transposase, translated as MRSGITFVVTAPDRARLEALVSARGSPQKHVWRARIVLLTDDGLGTVAIMAQTGKSKTCVWRWQERYMAEGVDGLLRDKTRPPGIAPLETTLVDKVVALTLEAPAQEATHWTVRAMAKAAGIAASSVVKIWHDHGLAPHRWRSFKLSNDKAFAEKLHDVVGLYVSPPAHAIVLSVDEKSQIQALDRTQPGLPLKRGRGATMTHDYKRNGTTTLFAALNVLDGSVIGRNMQRHRHQEFIRFLNAVEAELPSDKAVHVILDNYATHKQPKVRAWLARHPRWTFHFVPTSCSWLNAVEGFFAKLTRRRLKNGVFCSVVDLQAAINRFIKEHNQEPRPFVWKADPDHIIAAVRRGHQTLESIH; from the coding sequence ATGCGTAGTGGTATCACCTTCGTCGTCACGGCACCGGATCGGGCGCGGCTTGAAGCTCTCGTTTCGGCCCGTGGGTCGCCCCAGAAGCATGTATGGCGCGCGCGGATCGTCCTTTTGACGGATGATGGGCTGGGCACCGTTGCGATCATGGCGCAGACGGGCAAGTCGAAAACGTGCGTGTGGCGCTGGCAGGAGCGGTACATGGCCGAAGGTGTCGATGGCCTGCTCCGCGACAAAACCCGCCCCCCTGGCATCGCGCCGCTCGAGACGACGCTCGTCGACAAGGTTGTGGCGTTGACGCTCGAGGCGCCGGCTCAGGAGGCGACGCACTGGACGGTGCGCGCGATGGCCAAGGCGGCGGGCATCGCAGCGTCCTCGGTCGTGAAGATCTGGCACGACCACGGCCTCGCGCCGCATCGCTGGCGCAGCTTCAAGCTGTCCAACGACAAGGCGTTTGCCGAGAAGCTGCACGACGTGGTCGGCCTCTACGTCTCGCCGCCGGCGCACGCGATCGTGCTGTCGGTGGACGAGAAGAGCCAGATCCAGGCGCTCGACCGCACACAGCCGGGGTTGCCACTCAAGCGCGGCCGGGGGGCGACCATGACGCATGATTATAAGCGCAACGGGACGACCACGTTGTTCGCGGCGCTGAACGTCCTCGACGGCTCGGTGATCGGGCGCAACATGCAGCGGCATCGGCACCAGGAGTTCATCCGCTTCCTGAACGCGGTCGAGGCCGAACTGCCGTCAGACAAGGCCGTCCACGTCATCCTTGACAACTACGCCACCCACAAACAGCCGAAGGTTCGCGCCTGGCTCGCCCGGCATCCGCGCTGGACTTTCCACTTTGTGCCTACGTCGTGTTCCTGGTTGAACGCCGTCGAGGGCTTCTTCGCCAAGCTGACCCGCCGGCGCCTGAAGAACGGCGTCTTCTGCTCCGTCGTCGATCTCCAGGCCGCCATCAACCGCTTCATCAAAGAGCATAATCAGGAACCCAGGCCGTTTGTATGGAAGGCTGATCCCGATCACATTATCGCTGCCGTCAGGCGCGGGCACCAAACGTTGGAATCAATCCACTAG
- a CDS encoding IS3 family transposase, translating to MRKPIFRPATTDSRHGWRIWPNLARHLDPSEVNQLWVADITYVRLAEAFVYLAVILDAFSRKVVGWAMADHLRAELALDALTMALERRPVVAGGLVHHSDRGIQYACGDYIARLEAAGILPSMSRVGCPYDNAMAESFMKTLKQEEVNGAGYRDLADATQRIGSFLDQIYNRQRLHSALAYRSPDEYEDILPRAAAQQPLDVTENRCP from the coding sequence GTGAGAAAGCCGATCTTCCGGCCGGCGACGACGGACTCGCGCCATGGCTGGCGGATATGGCCCAATCTGGCGCGCCACCTCGATCCGAGCGAGGTCAACCAGTTGTGGGTTGCGGACATCACCTATGTCCGCCTGGCCGAGGCGTTCGTCTATCTGGCGGTGATCCTCGACGCGTTCAGCCGCAAGGTGGTCGGTTGGGCGATGGCGGATCATCTGCGCGCCGAACTGGCGCTCGATGCGCTGACGATGGCGTTGGAACGGCGCCCCGTTGTGGCGGGTGGCCTCGTCCATCATTCGGATCGCGGCATCCAATATGCCTGCGGCGATTACATCGCCCGGCTGGAAGCAGCCGGTATCCTGCCGAGCATGAGCCGGGTCGGATGCCCCTATGACAATGCCATGGCCGAGAGCTTCATGAAGACGCTCAAGCAGGAGGAAGTGAACGGCGCCGGCTATCGCGACCTCGCCGATGCCACGCAACGCATCGGCTCATTCCTCGACCAGATCTACAATCGCCAGCGGCTCCACTCCGCCTTGGCGTACAGATCACCCGATGAGTATGAAGATATCTTGCCAAGGGCTGCTGCGCAGCAGCCCTTGGACGTAACGGAAAACCGCTGTCCCTAA
- the tnpC gene encoding IS66 family transposase, which produces MPMEADLPNDVEALRALVLEQARELDALKVFQAEVERLKAIIEALQRHRFGRRSEQLDPDQFELALEEVETALAQAQHAVDKASRASADRPRKANRGSLPPHLERIEQVVDVEDKACPCCGGALHQIGEDVAERLDVVPTTFRVLVTRRPRYGCRSCEGAIVQAPAPARIVEGGIPTEALIAQVLVAKYADHLPLYRQAQIYARQGIQLDRSTLADWVGRAAWYLRPLRDQILERLRRSERLFADETTAPVLDPGRGRTKTGQLWAYARDDRPWGSEDPPMVAYVYAADRKGERAEAHLGDFAGILQVDGFGGYAALARRRQQVSLAFCWAHVRRKFYELAESSPVAAEVLRRIAMLYAIEDEVRGSSAKQRRAVRAERARVIVDDLHIYLAARLRQVSAKSKLADAIRYALTRWAGLTLFLDDGRVELDSNTVERSVRPLALNRKNALFAGSDEGGDNWAVIATVIENCKISGINPHAWLTETLTKLAHGHPANKVGELMPWTAVA; this is translated from the coding sequence ATGCCCATGGAAGCGGACCTTCCCAACGATGTCGAAGCGCTCCGTGCGCTCGTCCTCGAGCAGGCCCGCGAGCTCGATGCACTGAAGGTTTTCCAGGCCGAGGTTGAACGCCTGAAGGCGATCATTGAGGCCCTGCAGCGGCACCGGTTCGGCCGCCGGTCCGAGCAGCTCGATCCCGATCAGTTCGAGCTTGCTCTGGAGGAAGTCGAGACGGCCTTGGCCCAGGCCCAGCACGCCGTGGACAAGGCGAGCCGGGCATCTGCGGATCGCCCGCGCAAGGCCAACCGCGGTTCGCTGCCGCCCCATCTCGAGCGGATCGAGCAGGTCGTCGATGTCGAAGATAAGGCCTGCCCCTGCTGTGGCGGCGCGCTCCACCAGATCGGCGAGGACGTGGCTGAACGGCTCGACGTCGTGCCGACCACCTTCCGCGTGCTGGTCACGCGCCGCCCGCGCTATGGCTGCCGCTCGTGCGAGGGCGCGATTGTCCAGGCACCGGCGCCGGCGCGGATCGTCGAGGGTGGTATCCCCACCGAGGCGCTGATCGCACAGGTCCTGGTCGCCAAGTACGCCGATCACCTGCCGCTGTACCGCCAAGCCCAGATCTACGCCCGCCAAGGTATCCAGCTTGACCGGTCCACCCTGGCGGATTGGGTCGGCCGGGCAGCCTGGTACTTGCGCCCCTTGCGCGATCAGATCCTAGAGCGATTGCGACGATCCGAGCGGCTGTTCGCCGATGAGACCACGGCGCCAGTGCTCGATCCCGGGCGTGGTCGGACCAAGACCGGCCAGCTCTGGGCCTATGCCAGGGACGATCGACCATGGGGCAGCGAAGATCCGCCTATGGTTGCCTATGTCTACGCCGCTGACCGCAAGGGTGAGCGGGCCGAGGCCCATCTCGGTGACTTCGCCGGCATCCTGCAGGTCGACGGCTTTGGCGGCTATGCCGCCCTGGCCAGGCGCCGGCAGCAAGTGAGCCTCGCCTTCTGCTGGGCGCACGTGCGGCGCAAGTTCTACGAACTGGCCGAGAGTTCGCCGGTCGCGGCCGAGGTGCTACGCCGGATCGCCATGCTCTACGCGATCGAGGACGAGGTTCGCGGCTCCTCGGCGAAGCAGCGCCGCGCCGTGCGCGCCGAACGGGCCCGCGTCATCGTCGATGACCTGCACATTTACCTCGCGGCACGGCTCCGTCAGGTCAGCGCCAAGAGCAAGCTCGCCGATGCGATCCGTTACGCGCTGACCCGCTGGGCCGGGCTGACGCTGTTCCTCGACGATGGCCGCGTCGAGCTGGATTCCAACACAGTCGAGCGGTCGGTCCGGCCGCTGGCCCTCAATCGCAAGAATGCGCTGTTCGCCGGCTCTGACGAGGGTGGCGACAACTGGGCAGTGATCGCCACGGTGATCGAGAACTGCAAGATATCAGGCATCAACCCGCATGCCTGGCTGACCGAGACGCTGACCAAGTTGGCTCATGGGCATCCCGCGAACAAAGTCGGCGAACTCATGCCGTGGACCGCCGTGGCCTGA
- the tnpB gene encoding IS66 family insertion sequence element accessory protein TnpB (TnpB, as the term is used for proteins encoded by IS66 family insertion elements, is considered an accessory protein, since TnpC, encoded by a neighboring gene, is a DDE family transposase.) yields MVATRPVDFRKGPDALAALVGVEYGGDPYSGVIYVFRAKRSDRIKLVWWDGTGLCLMAKRLESGGFKWPAIQDGVMRLTAAQLGALLEGLDWRRVHGGRRPIAPQIAG; encoded by the coding sequence ATGGTCGCCACGCGCCCGGTGGACTTCCGCAAAGGCCCAGATGCGCTGGCTGCGTTGGTAGGTGTCGAGTACGGCGGTGATCCCTATTCCGGCGTGATCTACGTGTTCCGGGCTAAGCGCAGCGATCGGATCAAGCTCGTCTGGTGGGACGGCACCGGGTTGTGCCTGATGGCCAAGAGGCTGGAGTCCGGCGGGTTCAAGTGGCCGGCAATCCAGGATGGCGTGATGCGGCTGACGGCGGCGCAGTTGGGCGCCTTGCTTGAGGGGCTGGACTGGCGCCGTGTGCACGGCGGACGCCGCCCGATTGCGCCGCAGATTGCTGGTTGA
- the tnpA gene encoding IS66-like element accessory protein TnpA, whose protein sequence is MTMSCDDAGTSRVTRFEVFTGAGRRRDWPPDVKASIVAESFSGQETVCSVARRHGMSPSQLFTWRRQLRKQMESQGAGVPAFVPAVVDVGSAEEPGAAIQRPKQRRRSKASAVELEIDGVAVKISHGADAGVIAAVIEALRATR, encoded by the coding sequence ATGACGATGTCATGTGATGATGCTGGCACTAGCCGGGTAACGCGCTTCGAAGTGTTCACCGGCGCGGGGCGCCGTCGGGATTGGCCGCCGGATGTGAAGGCATCGATCGTGGCCGAGAGCTTCTCCGGGCAGGAGACGGTCTGCTCGGTCGCGCGGCGCCATGGCATGAGCCCGTCGCAGCTGTTCACCTGGCGCCGGCAGCTCCGCAAGCAGATGGAGAGCCAGGGTGCGGGTGTGCCGGCATTCGTGCCCGCCGTGGTCGATGTTGGCTCGGCAGAGGAGCCTGGGGCAGCGATCCAGCGGCCGAAGCAGCGGCGGCGCTCGAAGGCGAGCGCCGTGGAACTGGAGATCGACGGCGTAGCGGTGAAGATCAGCCACGGTGCCGACGCCGGGGTGATTGCCGCGGTGATCGAAGCGCTCCGGGCCACCCGATGA
- a CDS encoding helix-turn-helix domain-containing protein, with translation MSKVVRRRFGRAFKLEVVRRMVAGESGTALSRELGVKRTILYRWRDAFRDGGEEALRDGPGRPKRAEKAAMALARGPAARARDLAEARRQIAELERKVGEQQVALDFFKGALQRIEASPPPSDGGGVTGSSPRSRR, from the coding sequence ATGTCCAAGGTTGTTCGACGAAGATTTGGCCGGGCGTTCAAGCTTGAGGTTGTCCGGCGGATGGTGGCCGGCGAGAGCGGGACGGCGTTGTCGCGAGAGTTGGGCGTCAAGCGCACGATATTGTACCGCTGGCGCGACGCGTTTCGCGATGGCGGGGAGGAGGCACTTCGGGACGGCCCCGGCCGGCCGAAGCGGGCAGAGAAAGCGGCGATGGCGCTGGCGCGTGGGCCGGCGGCACGGGCACGCGATCTTGCCGAGGCTCGCCGCCAGATCGCCGAGTTGGAGCGCAAGGTCGGCGAGCAGCAGGTGGCGCTGGATTTTTTCAAGGGTGCCTTGCAGCGCATCGAGGCGTCACCCCCGCCGAGCGACGGCGGTGGCGTGACGGGGTCATCGCCCAGATCCAGGCGATGA
- a CDS encoding transposase, translated as MPRHRSHNVEFKRQVVEEYLAGETLHGLAKRHDISRQLIRIWIEKYEAGAFDDDARAADLVQQYEARIATLERLVGKQALELEFLTGRGKTLLEAR; from the coding sequence ATGCCAAGACATCGATCCCATAATGTGGAGTTCAAGCGCCAGGTCGTCGAAGAGTATCTCGCCGGCGAGACGCTCCACGGCCTGGCCAAGCGCCATGACATTTCCCGCCAGCTGATCCGCATCTGGATCGAGAAGTACGAAGCCGGAGCCTTTGACGACGACGCCCGCGCTGCCGACTTGGTCCAGCAGTACGAGGCGCGAATTGCGACACTGGAGCGTCTGGTTGGCAAGCAGGCTCTCGAGCTGGAGTTTTTAACAGGGCGCGGAAAAACCCTTCTTGAGGCCCGGTGA